A stretch of DNA from Granulicella pectinivorans:
GCTCTTCGCGCATGGTCGCCCCAAGAGCGTGCAGCTTCTCGTTCTGATCGACCGCGGCCACCGCGAGCTGCCCATCCAGGCCACCTTCGTAGGCCGCCACATTCCCACCAGCCGCCGCGAGATCATCGAGGTCAAGCTGAACGAGATCGACGGCCAGGAAGAAGTGCTGCTTGTTGAGTTGGCTGACTAAACGGGGATGGTTTTTTGTCGTTCTGAGCGAAGCGAGAATCCCGGTATTGGTTCTTGCTGCTGCTTTTTCCTGCTCTTGAGATAGGCCCGGGCTCCAGCCCGGGCATTCCCACGCCCATCCCATCGGAGGCCCTACACACGATGCCCACCTACGCCCCCGGCTCCCTCCTGACCGTAGCTAACCTTCCCATTGAAGAAGTCGCCAAGGTTCTGGCCCTGGCCGATGAGCTAGAAGCGCTTCCCGCCAAAGAGAAGTCCCAGAAGCTCTCCGGACGCCGCGTCGCTCTCCTCTTCTACGAGTCCTCCACCCGCACCCGCACCTCCTTCGAACTGGCTGCCAAATCCCTCGGTGCCACGACCACCCTCGTCTCCGACAAATCCTCCTCCATTGAAAAGGGCGAGTCTCTCAAGGACACCGGCCTGACCCTCAAAGCGTTAGGTGCCGAAGCTATCATCCTTCGCCACAACTCCGGCGGAGCCCCGATGCTGCTGGCACGCATGACGGGCCTTCCGGTCCTGAACGCCGGCGACGGCATGCACCAGCACCCCTCGCAGGCTCTTCTCGACCTCCGCACCATCCTCCAGCGCCTTGGCAAGCCTACCCATACCGTCACCGAGACCACCCTCACAGGCACAACGGTCGTCATCACCGGAGACATCCGCCACTCCCGCGTGGCCCGCTCGAACGCGATGCTCCTGCCGCGGCTCGGCGCGAAGGTTATCCTCTGCGGGCCGCCTGAGCTCCTCCCTGAAGAGGCCCATACCCTGCACCCCACCCTCGAGATCGCCCGCGACTTCGACGCCGCCCTCAAAAACGCCGACGTGACCATGATGCTTCGCATTCAGAGCGAGCGCCTCGCCAACCTCAAGCTGGATCTCCCCGACTACATCGCCCGCTTCCAGCTCAACCAGGACCGCCT
This window harbors:
- a CDS encoding aspartate carbamoyltransferase catalytic subunit, which produces MPTYAPGSLLTVANLPIEEVAKVLALADELEALPAKEKSQKLSGRRVALLFYESSTRTRTSFELAAKSLGATTTLVSDKSSSIEKGESLKDTGLTLKALGAEAIILRHNSGGAPMLLARMTGLPVLNAGDGMHQHPSQALLDLRTILQRLGKPTHTVTETTLTGTTVVITGDIRHSRVARSNAMLLPRLGAKVILCGPPELLPEEAHTLHPTLEIARDFDAALKNADVTMMLRIQSERLANLKLDLPDYIARFQLNQDRLAACKPGMVVLHPGPMIRGLEIAGEVADGPQSAIEQQVTNGLHIRAALLVRALHEGAK